One Helianthus annuus cultivar XRQ/B chromosome 7, HanXRQr2.0-SUNRISE, whole genome shotgun sequence genomic region harbors:
- the LOC110866988 gene encoding uncharacterized mitochondrial protein AtMg00810-like: MSSLAAEFAMKDLGPLRYFLGINVTRTGDKMFLSQHSYALDITARAGMQTCNLVATPVDTKPKLSTISSELFDNPTMYRSLAGALQYLTFTRPNISYAVQQVCMHMHDPKIDHWNTLKRIIRYIQGTSSFGLALSSCSDVSLRAYTDADWAGCPDTRRSTSGYCVYMGPNLLSWSSKRQSTISRSSAEAEYRAVANVVAEVCWLRNLLLELRRPLKTTTLVYCYSISAIYLSGNLVQHQRTKHIGLDIHFVREHVQRGNIRVLHTPTRFQIADIFTKGLPRIFCSMTFVPVSTFGHLLLRLGGGCNGIL; the protein is encoded by the coding sequence ATGTCCAGCCTCGCGGCTGAATTTGCTATGAAAGATCTTGGACCTCTCCGTTACTTCTTGGGTATAAACGTCACTCGTACCGGTGACAAAATGTTTCTGTCTCAACACTCTTATGCTTTGGACATTACTGCTCGTGCAGGGATGCAAACCTGCAACCTCGTTGCCACTCCTGTTGACACAAAGCCCAAACTCAGTACCATCTCTAGCGAGCTCTTCGATAATCCTACGATGTACAGAAGTTTGGCGGGTGCCCTTCAGTATCTCACTTTCACCAGACCTAACATCAGCTATGCAGTTCAACAGGTTTGTATGCACATGCATGATCCGAAAATAGATCATTGGAATACCCTCAAACGAATAATTCGATACATTCAGGGAACATCGAGTTTTGGCCTTGCACTTTCTTCTTGCTCAGATGTTTCACTACGGGCTTACACTGATGCTGACTGGGCTGGATGCCCCGATACACGTCGGTCCACCTCAGGTTACTGTGTTTACATGGGTCCCAATCTTTTGTCTTGGTCCTCTAAACGTCAGTCCACTATCTCTAGATCTAGTGCCGAAGCAGAATACCGTGCAGTAGCAAATGTCGTTGCAGAAGTCTGTTGGCTTCGGAATCTTCTCTTAGAGCTTCGCCGCCCGTTGAAAACGACAACGCTAGTTTATTGTTACAGCATTAGCGCCATCTATCTCTCAGGAAACCTAGTGCAGCATCAGCGTACCAAGCATATTGGGTTGGATATACACTTTGTTCGAGAACATGTTCAGCGGGGTAACATTCGAGTTCTTCATACTCCAACTCGGTTCCAAATTGCAGACATCTTCACtaaaggcctgccaaggatattTTGTTCGATGACTTTCGTTCCAGTCTCAACATTCGGGCACCTCTTGCTTCGACTTGGGGGGGGGTGTAATGGAATATTATAG